The following proteins come from a genomic window of Varunaivibrio sulfuroxidans:
- the recO gene encoding DNA repair protein RecO, which yields MAVEWSDRGIVLSLRKHGESSAIVSLLTRAHGVHGGLVRGGTGKRARGDLQPGNLLDVHWRARLEDHLGAYKCEMIEAYSAAVLDRPGPLAALSAACALSLTALPERESHPPIFDALTVLLGHLHRPHWAALYVRWELGFLAQTGFPLDLTRCAASGVTEDLVFVSPKSGRAVCAAEGRPYRDKLLELPPFLRPQVRDGSAFSRHEIAAGLRLTAFFLGRFIYDPMGRPLPDARLRLAQRFVSP from the coding sequence ATGGCGGTTGAATGGTCGGATCGGGGAATTGTGCTGTCCCTGCGCAAGCATGGAGAATCGTCGGCGATCGTCAGCTTGTTGACCCGCGCGCACGGCGTGCATGGTGGGTTGGTGCGCGGGGGGACGGGAAAGCGCGCGCGGGGGGACTTGCAACCGGGAAACTTGCTCGACGTTCACTGGCGCGCGCGCTTGGAAGATCACCTGGGCGCCTATAAGTGTGAAATGATCGAGGCCTATAGCGCCGCCGTGCTTGATCGTCCGGGCCCCTTGGCCGCCTTGAGCGCGGCGTGCGCCCTAAGCCTGACCGCGTTGCCGGAACGAGAATCTCATCCCCCTATCTTCGACGCCCTGACGGTGCTTTTGGGACACTTGCACAGGCCGCATTGGGCGGCTTTATACGTGCGCTGGGAACTGGGTTTTTTGGCGCAAACCGGCTTCCCTCTGGATCTGACGCGTTGCGCCGCCAGCGGCGTTACGGAGGATTTGGTTTTCGTCTCGCCCAAAAGTGGGCGCGCCGTTTGCGCCGCGGAGGGACGGCCTTATCGGGATAAGCTGTTGGAACTTCCGCCTTTTTTGCGCCCTCAAGTACGCGATGGAAGCGCCTTTTCGCGCCACGAAATCGCCGCCGGTTTGCGCCTGACGGCGTTTTTTCTGGGCCGCTTCATTTATGACCCAATGGGCAGGCCTCTACCTGACGCGCGTCTTCGATTGGCGCAACGTTTCGTTTCTCCGTAA